A genomic window from Oryctolagus cuniculus chromosome 12, mOryCun1.1, whole genome shotgun sequence includes:
- the LOC100339582 gene encoding large ribosomal subunit protein uL22-like codes for MVRYSLDPENPTKSCKSRGSNLRVHFKNTRETAQAIKGMHIRKATKYLKDVTLKKQCVPFRRYNGGVGRCAQDKQWGWTQGRWPKKSAEFLLHMLKNAESNAELKGLDVDSLVIEHIQVNKAPKMRCRTYRAHGRINPYMSSPCHIEMILTEKEQIVPKPEEEVAQKKKISQKKLKKQKLMAQE; via the coding sequence ATGGTTCGCTACTCACTGGACCCAGAAAACCCCACAAAATCATGCAAATCAAGAGGCTCGAATCTTCGCGTTCACTTTAAGAACACTCGAGAAACTGCCCAGGCCATCAAGGGTATGCATATCCGAAAAGCCACCAAATACCTGAAAGACGTCACGTTAAAGAAGCAGTGTGTGCCATTCCGTCGGTACAATGGTGGAGTTGGTAGATGTGCCCAGGACAAGCAGTGGGGTTGGACCCAGGGTCGTTGGCCCAAAAAAAGTGCCGAGTTTCTGCTGCACATGCTTAAAAATGCAGAGAGTAATGCTGAGCTGAAGGGTTTGGATGTAGATTCTTTGGTCATTGAGCACATCCAGGTGAACAAGGCCCCCAAGATGCGCTGCCGGACCTACAGAGCCCACGGCCGGATCAACCCGTACATGAGCTCCCCGTGCCACATCGAGATGATCCTCACTGAGAAGGAACAGATTGTTCCTAAGCCAGAAGAGGAGGTGGCACagaagaaaaagatatcccagaagaaactaaagaagcAAAAACTTATGGCTCAGGAATAA